The Penaeus vannamei isolate JL-2024 chromosome 2, ASM4276789v1, whole genome shotgun sequence region CTCCATGATAATTTTTAGGTTAATGATTACTAAAACTAttacttgttttttgttctgAATATATCACTGTGATAATCAGTCAAAGGAAGTGAAAAATGTTATTTTGTTTAGCCTCTATGACGGGGGTTTGTTCCGGCCCGCGGCACACTGGCCCCAAACACAGGAAATATGTCTAAGCAAAACGGCCAGTATTCATTAAAAGTATAATAATGGAATTGAATAAATGGGACTTTAAAACACTACAGTCAAATGAGACGTGCACTTTGTAATAACAGTATCTAATATTTTACATTGAAACACCATTTTGGGTAGAgctgttagtatatatatatatatatatatatatatatatatatatatatatatatatatatatatatatatatatatatatatatagacacacacacacacacacacacacacacacacacacacacacacacacacatatatatatatatatatatatatatatatatatataaaaatgtatgtgtgtctgtgtgtgtttgtgtgtgtgtgtgtgtgtgtgtgtgtgtgtgtgtgtgtatatatatgtatatatatatatatatatatatatatatatatatatatatatatatatatgtatgtatgtgtgtgtatatatatacaaatacatacatatatatatatatatatatatatatatatatatatatatatatatatacatttattcatatatatatatatatatatatgtatgtatgtatgtgtgtgtgtatatatatacacacatatatatatatatatatatatatatatatatatatgtatatatatatgtacatatatatatatatgtgtgtgtgtatatatatgtatatatacatatatatatatatatatatatatatatatatatatatataaatatatatatgtgtgtgtgtgtgtgtatatgtgtgtatgtgtgtgtatacacatatacatatacatatatatatatatatatgtatgtatgtatatatatatatatatatatatatatatatatatatataaatatatatatatatatatatatatataatttgtcaaGAGTAACTCATTCTGGACAGGAAATGTCGCGCCGATTTCACGTTGTTCATCGATCTCGCTTTCTCCTTTGATTCATTCATATCTGTTCTACTCATCACTTGAGAAAACTAACGATCATTGGAGAAGAATGCACATAGACTTTCATAATTTACTTGCAGTATTTCATACCTAAAAATAATAGTCATGaccagagaatttttttttacaataaaatttgttcatgcatatatatgcacacacgaacaacaggagcaacgaagggaagaacaagaaaacacacgaaaatgccacacatatacaaatatacatgcagatTTGCATACAAATGTCATGATaaagaattatataatatatttacacagtAAAATTGTTgcatataaaacaaaaaggaCCATTGTATTTGTCCACTGTCATATAAAATCATTATAtctcaaacaaaataaaaaagataacatcttcataatcattacaaaaaaAGAGTTAAATGAATAGGGTTGTATCTGACGAAATGCCTTTGAAAGGTAAGTCATCCTGCGTTCAACCTTCCTAAATGTCAAAGACCCCATCATTATCAGCTTCAACGAGTAGGTCATAAAAACGTTGATTCAGAATTTCATTCTTCCCCGTGGTCAGTTCATTAAAATTGGGCTCCATCCACTTGGAGAGAAAAGCCCGCGTCAAAGGCTGCATCATTTTGCTGAGGAAAAGAGGTGCCATTATCTTCCCGAGACGACAGCTGATTCTCCAAGCCAAGCTGGATGAGTTTACGGGTTTCGTCTGCACCAGGGGCCCCGTTTGATTCTGCTTTGATAAAGTGATTAAGTTAACAGTCATGCCCATCACCACGCCGAATATTCTTGCCTTTTGACATTCCTCTTTGAAAACGTTGAACGTCCAGGAGGGAACAGGTGCTCCCAACTTAGTAGTTACGGCAGTAAACACAGAGTGATAGTGTTGCAGAATTTCCTCGCGGTGTTCCCTTCTGAAGTCGAGCTGGGTGGATGTGTGGATCAAGTACTGAAGGTCTAGGACGGGGGTATACCACTGTGTATTGCCCCAGTCGACGAGCATGATGGCGTCTGGGTCGCTTAGGCCATCCGCTCTGTCTGATCTGAACATGAAGTTGTTGTTCCAGTAGTCTCCGTGGCAAAGGCATTTGATTTTTTGATTCTGAGGGAGAAGTAACGACTTGATTCGCCGCTTTACAGCAGCTCGGTTGGTGCGTAGCTTTTCTAAAGTCTTCTCGTTGTATTTAACCTTTTCTAAGTGTTTTATGCACAGGTCATAAAAGGTCATTACAAAGAGCGGAAACTGACGAGGAACTATCTCTAGATATCTGAATGGAGGAAACTTATTTGTAAAATCATGAAATTTGTTATAGGCATAAGACACAGCGTGAACTGTAGCTAACTTTTCAGTAGCCATTAGTATTTGTTTATAGCTGAGTCCTTTGGTCTTATTGTTGTTCATATATCCTGAGAGCCTTATGTCCTCCATCACCAACACATATTCACCTTCCACACACACGCCGTGAACAAAACCTGGAATATCCACCTGATTGCTGCCATCACCTCTTTCAGACTGAAACTGATTGAGAGCGGGTATAACGTCACTGTAGATCATAATCTCCTTTAAGGGTGCATTCGTGGTTTTTCCCATCTCGCGAATAAATCCGTTTCCTTGCATGAACTTTGCAAGCAAGTTATATGTTTTGGCGGTGTGCTCTTCCTGGTCGCCGTGACTTACTTGTGTTTCAACGACGATCTTCAATAACTGAGAACTGAAATTTTCTCCGGGGCCAACTCCTGACAAAAAGAAAGGCAACAGAAGTTATACGTATTCATGAATAGATTTATGTTCTTATAATTGTACGAGAATTCATATGTTCTCGCTCACACGCGCGCTAACACGCAAACATGCGACcatcataataaaatcaatattttaAAGAGTATTTGCACACAATATTAATATTCTTTGTAAATGACACATTAGTTGCAggttttttctctccttaatcCTACAGAACTCAGCAACTCACCCGGGTTGACCTCGAAACTCGTAACGGCCACAGAGGTCTTCGGTTTTGACCTTGACTCGTACTGAGTAAGAATGACCTGCAGCCACTCTTTGCTGATCTCCTCCTTACACGCCGGGGTCGCCATCCTGAAAGCATGGAAATCCTtggtttctttttcgtcttttaacTTCAGTATCGGAAATAGAACTTGCGAATTGCTAGTTTGCCATTGTTTCTGTTATACCTTCTATTGTAATTGAAACTCCTTTTATTATTgatcaataataaaagtagtacaTTAAGTCTCAATTGAATTCAATGATTCCCTGTTTATCATGAATCCCTAAGCAATGTGTAGCACGATGGGATGAAATGCTCAAGGAATATTTCAAATGCAAGTCCACCCCTTAAGTGTTCATCAAAAGTCTCATCCTTGCCTTTTACATCAGTAGGTGGTTTAAGatgacatacataaataaagacaaattGGTTTTACAagcgcttatacacacacacacacacacacacacacacacacacacacacacacacacacacacacacacacacacaggcacacacacacacacacacatatatatatatatatatatatatatatatatatatatatatatatacatgaatatttacatatatatatatatatatatatatatatatattatgtatatatttgttaatatttgtatatatatatgtatatatgttaatatttgtttatatacacatacatatattgtttcaTATTGTTTTGCTAGACATCCATTCACCCTTGAGTCAATTCAAATGATGCCTCGAGGACGAGGCATGAGTAGGTAGCCAATCACTCCACTGTAAGACTTAGGCATCTATCAATTCATTATGAAGGGACTTTTGGCACAAATACATTTGTCTGATTGTATGTCCTTCCTAATCAACCATGGTTCAGTacaatacatgtgtataaataaataaataaatatatatatatatatatatatatatatatatatatatatatatatatatatatatatatatatatatatatatatatatatatatatatatatatatatatatatatatatatatatatataaagacatatttacattataatatatacatatatacatttatgcatttcatatatatacatatacacatacatatacatagatcttTAACGGGAAGCAGATAGAGGGggtaatatagaaaaatagatagagatagatttatatttgtaaatatatacatgcatacatatttatatgtattcatatatataggttaatatatgtgaatgcatacatactaacatacatatatatatatatatatatatatatatatatatatatatatatatatatgtatatgtgtgtatatatataaatatatataaatatatatatatatataaaaaaaaaaatatatatatatatatatatatatttgtgtgtgtgtgtgtgtgtgtgtgtgtgtgtgtctgtgtgtgcgtgtgtgtgtgtgtgtgtgtgtgtgtgaagaataaataaccctgtcggagaggttatttattcatcatatcaatgcggtagtgcattattccatctttcatatatatacatacatatatatatatatataattatatatatatatatatatatatatatatatatatatatatgtatgtatatataattatatatatataaatatatatatatatatataaaagtatatacatatatataattatatatatatatatatatatatatatatatatatatatatatatatatatatatatatatatattcatatatgcatatacataatatgtatataatcatttatatatatatatatatatatatatatatatatatatatatatataaataaacatatacaaatatatatatatatatatatatatatatatatatatatatatatatatatatatatatatatatatatatttgtttatatatgtacacgtatacatacatagactggcagccaagggaggtttggtcaaacgaacttGGTACTAATTGCGGAGTACAGGATCACGTAGAGAATGATACGGCAGATGAAGAATTGGACGTCTGCCGGGGACCCCCTGCTGCGTTTGGCCCCTGCGGTCCCACAAAAGGGGCAAAAAATCAGCTCGATCAAACATACATAGGTACCACACAGTGTATTTCAGGGTAATTTGCACATCACACTGGGTAAAAAATGGCTCATGACAGACATAATCTCTGCTGCATTAGGCCCGCCAGACGCCCAAAAAGGGCCTAAAATTTTGGgttggatcaaacattattggtaccacatGAAATAAAGTTTATAAACTTCAACACTCATAGGTTGGCCCCACCCAGTGCTAATAAAAAATATTCGTTTGGTACCACTTGATACAACGTTTAGAGACTAAAGTTGGCCGTTTAGCAAAGACAGCATTTGAAGTAATCATCTGGTTAATAGtcaatggttaaaaaaaaaaaaaaaaaaatgaatgtgccagacatctaaggtcatataacaCTACAGGAAAGTATAAAAAGGGCGGGgcgaagggtgatagttgctatgcgtcaactatctagagtaatcttgAATGGTTAAAGATGGATAAAGGAGTTGCTGTGTGAATGGGCTGCGGTGGGTGTAGGTAAGGGAATGACGTAAGggtttcacgtgtgtatccaggagggagtggaaatgatgtgtgtgtgtgtgtgcatgtgtgtgtgcatgtgtgtgtgtgtgtgtgtgtgtgtgtgtgtgtgtctgaattcataaataaatgaatacacataagGGAACATACACATACCATTACAAACATAAGCACAAATATAgtaacacaaacatatctatctatctatttatctatctatctatctatctatctatctatctatctatctatctatgtatatatat contains the following coding sequences:
- the LOC113827505 gene encoding uncharacterized protein isoform X1; the encoded protein is MMATPACKEEISKEWLQVILTQYESRSKPKTSVAVTSFEVNPGVGPGENFSSQLLKIVVETQVSHGDQEEHTAKTYNLLAKFMQGNGFIREMGKTTNAPLKEIMIYSDVIPALNQFQSERGDGSNQVDIPGFVHGVCVEGEYVLVMEDIRLSGYMNNNKTKGLSYKQILMATEKLATVHAVSYAYNKFHDFTNKFPPFRYLEIVPRQFPLFVMTFYDLCIKHLEKVKYNEKTLEKLRTNRAAVKRRIKSLLLPQNQKIKCLCHGDYWNNNFMFRSDRADGLSDPDAIMLVDWGNTQWYTPVLDLQYLIHTSTQLDFRREHREEILQHYHSVFTAVTTKLGAPVPSWTFNVFKEECQKARIFGVVMGMTVNLITLSKQNQTGPLVQTKPVNSSSLAWRISCRLGKIMAPLFLSKMMQPLTRAFLSKWMEPNFNELTTGKNEILNQRFYDLLVEADNDGVFDI
- the LOC113827505 gene encoding uncharacterized protein isoform X2: MATPACKEEISKEWLQVILTQYESRSKPKTSVAVTSFEVNPGVGPGENFSSQLLKIVVETQVSHGDQEEHTAKTYNLLAKFMQGNGFIREMGKTTNAPLKEIMIYSDVIPALNQFQSERGDGSNQVDIPGFVHGVCVEGEYVLVMEDIRLSGYMNNNKTKGLSYKQILMATEKLATVHAVSYAYNKFHDFTNKFPPFRYLEIVPRQFPLFVMTFYDLCIKHLEKVKYNEKTLEKLRTNRAAVKRRIKSLLLPQNQKIKCLCHGDYWNNNFMFRSDRADGLSDPDAIMLVDWGNTQWYTPVLDLQYLIHTSTQLDFRREHREEILQHYHSVFTAVTTKLGAPVPSWTFNVFKEECQKARIFGVVMGMTVNLITLSKQNQTGPLVQTKPVNSSSLAWRISCRLGKIMAPLFLSKMMQPLTRAFLSKWMEPNFNELTTGKNEILNQRFYDLLVEADNDGVFDI